In Nematostella vectensis chromosome 3, jaNemVect1.1, whole genome shotgun sequence, the genomic window TAAATTAAGTCAATACACtgattaaaaagtaaaaacaacTAGTAAAACACACTTTAAAATATATGCTAAAACACAATGACATGTGCCTTTAAAGTACATATATCTGATGTATTTTCCACACAGGTCTTCTTACTCTAGGGAATTTGTGTGCATTTTCTATTTTACTGATTATATACTTTATCTCTTGTTGCCTTGTGTCATCGTGATCATAAACATTATACACATGCATTGTAACACTATGTAACACAACGCTGTCACAAGCTCACACGTGAATAAGAGCAAGTTTGGACTGAACACAGAGAATACAAGATGTCTCCTTTTCCTATATTTCTAAGGTTCCTTTCCCTAAATTCAGGGTTCCTATACCCAGCTAGAACTTTACAACTGCATTCTATgcctaaaatattttaaaaagttaCCTTTTAAAGCCACCTACAAATTAATGTTATGATAACATCGTTATCATTTCATGGTGTGGCTCTAttcattaaaatatttaaatagtTTTGAGATTTACCAAATCATTTCCCCTAAAACGTTTTCTACAGGCCATAGACTGCAATTATCATCTATATATACAGTATTTTAAATTGTTCATCCCAAATTCCTCTAATATCTCAAAAGTCTGGGTCAGAGTAGTCGTCTTCTTCATCCCATCCAGACTCTATTTTCCCTGCATCTCCAAAATCAACCTCTTTGTCATATTCAAAGTCTTCATCACCTGGCCTTATCCTGTTCTTTTCAAAGTCAATGTCCATTGCTGCTTTAACTTTATTCAATTCATCATCTCCCAACTTGTTAAGGTTTTTATCTGGGTCAACTTGGGCAGCTGGTTTGTTCTCAGTTGGAGTGGGTTTAGGTTCCAAGCCCTTTATTTTGTCTTGGATGAGTTTCAAAAGTTTTTCAATCTTAGCAAGTACAAAAAAGGTTTTAGAAGGTTGCTTGATTTGCAGAAGCCACACAGAAAGTACACAGGGAGTTGCAAAAGTTTGTTGCTGTGTTCTTTTGTTTGGTAAATCTACAGTAAATGTTATGTAAAGAATGAAATTGAATTCTATTGAATACTGCTTGCAAAGTCTCATTGCAGTTCATATAGCTTTGAGTTATTACAGAATgtctttttcttatttttgctTCATCCCCTCTGCCCTTTGTGCACACTTCTCAGACCTTCAAGGGATACCAACAAGTATTATCACACACTGTATGAtaatattgttatttcttttcaaTCAACACCTGTCCcattttaaatttgttttaccTGTTTTTGTGGTATGCCCTCAATGAACTTGCCATGATGGGAGCTCTTTTTTAGCTCATTAGCAGTGTTTTGTAtgctaaaataaaaacaactcaAACATGTGAGACTTAATAAACCATCAATTTTGCATGGTGATTTGTTATAAGGAGTGGAAAGAATGGCTATTCACAAATATTTGGTTAGGGCCTGGCATGTTTGAAAGCATTATTTGCTTGCAAATGTAAAGGAAAATTGATATGTCACCATCATCTAGTTGTTAGTGGGTTACTAATGGTGAACTGAAAGGAGCATGGAATGTAGTAATGTCAAttagaaataatatatttcttGCATCCATGTTGACTAAATTTATAAAACTATATACAGGTGACCATGGTTGTGtgttgcaattcccttcaaaTGTTCCATCATTTTTTCTACTGCAGTCAGTAATCGCCACACAGACAACAAAGGATGTAAGACACTAGCTTACAATACCTTGAATCTCCATCAAACTTCCGCACTGGAATTGACCTCCTGTGTAGCTTGTCTGAaattaataacaaaacaactaaatgttaacccattgactcttGGCTAATTTTGAGATgaattcacaaaaaaaaaattaacataacccccctattttgagtttttacaa contains:
- the LOC5513607 gene encoding centrosomal protein of 19 kDa; translated protein: MYSPKKFGVKYEPPTLVLFYVDKATDKLHRRSIPVRKFDGDSSIQNTANELKKSSHHGKFIEGIPQKQIEKLLKLIQDKIKGLEPKPTPTENKPAAQVDPDKNLNKLGDDELNKVKAAMDIDFEKNRIRPGDEDFEYDKEVDFGDAGKIESGWDEEDDYSDPDF